GTGGTGAGTTTCCAAGTCGGTGAATTGGCCGAATGAAAACTGCTGTAGCTGAAAATAGTTGCAAATAGCAAAAGGCTTGTTAGCGAAATTCGTCTGGCGATGCGATTCTTGAAGAAGAGAGGAAATAGGACAAGCAGAAATCCTGCTAAAAGGAGGATGGATGGGCCGAAGGGGCCGACGGTGACGGAGGCCTGAGCGGAATCCGAAAGTAGCCGGGTCAGGAGAGAGGCGAGCCTTAAAAAGAAACGTGCCGCATAACAGAAGTGTTCACGCAACAGGTCTATTGGCGACAGGAGTGCGAAAAGTCCCGCCTGCATTCCCATCGAAATGGCCGGTACTACGACGATGTTGCCGAGCCAGGCGACGGGGGAGAGCGTCTTGAAATGGTGTATCAGAAACGGGGCGGTCGAAAAGGTTGCACATAAAGTAACGTATGTAGGATCCAGGATGAAGGTTTGGAATCGCATCCACCATTTGTTCTTGATAAGTGCTTCGGGGAGTTTCTTGAGCGGATTTAGCGGGCCTCCGATAAGGATGCCCATGGTGGCGGCGACAGAAAGCTGAAATCCCGGATTCCAGATGACGGAGGGCTCCGGTAAAATGATGAAAAGCAGGGCGACTCCGAGGCTGTTCAGCGTGTTGGCGGGGCGTTGAAATAAGGCCCCTAGCTGCGGCACGGCGAACATCAGGACGGCCCGCCTTACGGCGGGCGAGCCGCCGGTCACGGGAACATATAACAGCAGCAGGAGAACGGCGGCTACCCGCACCAGCCGGTGCGGGAGTCCTGTCGCCTTAAGGAATATCATCAGCATTCCGGCGAGCAGCACCACGTGAAATCCGCTGATGGCAAGTACGTGAACCAGTCCCGATCGTTGAAAGTCGCTCCTTAATGCATCGGGAATTCCTGACCGGTCTCCCGCGAGAAGCCCGAGAAGAAGCCCTGTTTCGGCGGAATCCAGGTACTCGTGGAATCTGCGCCCTATCCAGTTGCGGAAGGCAAAAAAGCTGCGCTCGGGAATCCAGTGGCTGCCATGTACAGTCCAGTGAAGCATTTTGCCGTAGGCGGCAAGACCCTGTGAATTCAGCCAATTCCTGGTGTCGAATGCACCCGGAACGCTTGGAGGCATGACGGGGTACCATGAGGCTTCGTAACAGATGGAATCACCCGGTAGCGGGTACTGCGGCAATTCCCTTTTTTCGGTTAGCCTTATACGATACTCTGTTTTTTCCGACGGAATGGTGGTGGAATAGTCCGTACGGATGACGATCGCCTTTCCGCTTGTTTTTTGCTGGATTGTTTCGACCGTTCCGCAGGCTTTGGTGGCGGGAGGTGTCGTCGATGCGATGTATGGACTGTTTCCTGAAATTAAGCTGTGGCTTACGATAGCCGTTGTGATTGAAAAAAGGACGACCCATTGGAGCGACCTTGGAAAGAAATGCGTTGCGATAACCAAAGGAAGCAGCAATGCGGGGGCGAATGCTGGGGCGTCTAGGCTGGCGAATACGGCGATGATCATGATGGCACTTAATAGGGCGGGTTTCCCGGCAAGAGGGAATAGCATCTGCACAAAATCGGCAGAGAGGGCGTGTTTTTTATTCCATTTGGAACGCATGAAGGTGTATTTCCTTGTAAAAAGTTGTATCTTCTCTATACACGTATCTTTTGACGTCTCACGGTGCCTTTTTATGCAAATTTTTTGTAAAAAATTTTTTGTTTCGCTTGGCTTCAGTATCGCTCTTTGCGTAAGTGTTCTTTTGACGGCCTGTTTTTGGGAGGATGAATCTTCTGAAAAAGTGGTTCTGTATCCCGACAACACGATATCCTTTTCGATATTTCCGAATGACCAGGCTCCCAATGATTCTATAGCTGCAAACCTTGCGCACGGAATCAGCCTAGAAGTTCATCCATCGGCGGAATACCAGCTGTCTTTCGATGAAGATCCTTCTTTTGAACCTCCCGTTCTCCAGCTGTTCCGGGTCAATAAGAATAATCGCTACCGTCAAGTCAGGTCGTTGAAGGCGGAACGCGCAGGGGGTCGTCTGGTTTATCGCTTTGTTTGCGAAGAGTCTTCTGCTACGGAATGGGTTACGACCTTGGAACAGTCAGGAACATTCTATAAGGGGAAGGTTTCTAATGTCCGGTTTGAAGGCGATGGAGCCTATTCCTCTGTTTTGTCTCTGAACCTGATTGCGGTCGGTAATGTAGAAGAGGATCTGGGTGATATAAGCTTGCGGGAATTTGGGGACGAGTTGCTGGCTGCTTTCCGTCATTATTATACTTCGATAACGATAGATACCTTATATGTGAACCGTGCGCATGAACATCCGACTTTAGGGGGAAACTATCCGGCAAATCTGCCTTGGGTGGCTGAGTATGGATCTGCCGGCATGATGCTTTCGGAACTGGGGGCTTGGCCCGGGGCTGAAAAGGCTTTGGACATCGTTTTGGTTCACGCGATTAACAGTGAAGGAATTCTCGGTACATCCTCGCTTTATGGCGGTGGTCTGGGTGGCGGTGTTGCCAGTACGATCTTGTTAGGAACAAGTGTAGTCGCTCCGTATAATACCGAAAAACGCGAATCTGTTGAATCGATTATCGAGACTGCCGTGCATGAGACGGGCCACTATTTTGGACTACGCCATACGACTTCGACGAAGGCTGATATGCAGCACTTGGTGGATGGAATTGATTATGGCGATTATTCCAATATCGAAGATGGCTTGGATGATACTCCGTTTTGTTCGGAACTGTTCAAGAGCGGTTTGCTCAAGGCGTCCGAATCGGTCAACAGCGATGTTGTTTTTTATCCGCCTCATAAGAAATACAGCCTTTATCAAAGGTCTCTAATTGATGTGACTGCTGAATGTCCCGATGCGGAAAATGTGATGTTCCCGACGACAGTCAAGAATCGTTCGCTAAAATTTAGTGATCAGCAACTCCAGCTGATTCGCAAGAGCTTAATGATTTTCCCGCATTGATGGTGCGGTCTAGAGATAAGGTACGATGAAAGCTTCTCAATTTTCTGAAAACGCACAGCTTTTGGCATTTGTCTTGCAGCCCGGTGAACAGTGGCTGCCCGAAGTGATTGACGCATTGGAACGTACCTGGGGCAAAATTCGCCACAAGGGCAAACTTTTTGCTTTTGACCAGACGCCCTATTACACGCCCGAAATGGGCGAAGGCCTTTACCGCGGCGTGGTTTCTTTTGAAAAGGAAATTCCGCCCGAAACGATTGCCGTGGAAAAGGAGCGCAGCAATGCGCTGGAGCTGACGATGGCGCAGGCGAGCAATCCCGATGCGCGCCGCGTGAACATCGATATCGGCTACATGGACTTGGACAAGGTGGTGCTCCCGAGCTATAAGCGAGGGCCGTTCAAACTTTACGCCGGCAAGGGCGTGTGGCTTGACATGCTGTTGACTTATGCAAAGGGGCAATTCCATCCGACGGCGTGGGCATTCGAAGATTTCAAGCGAAACCCCTACCAGCACGACCTGCAGCTCATTCGGGAGCGTTACAAGAAGGCCGGGAAAGGCAGACTGTAGTTAGTTGATGTCATCCTGGAGGGCGTGTAACGACCGACGGGAACAGAGATGAATAAAGAATGAAAAATATTGTCTATATAGTCCTTTTGATTATTGTACTCCTTATTGGTGTCCGCTGGTTTATGCAGCAGTCGGCGGCCAAGGAGGCTTTCGAGAAGCACGAAGCATTGATCAAGGAAACCAACGAATGCCTTGAAATGGCCGAATGGAACTGCGCCGAAAAAAACGTGCGCATGCTCCTCAAGGAAACTCCCGACGACCAGAATTTGCAGCTCCATTTGGCAGGAATCCTTTACGAACAGGAGCGCTACGAAGACTGCATTGCCTATGTGCAGTCGCGCAAGTTTAATCACGCCGACTTGGATTATTTGAAGCAGAAAAGCGAAGCTCTAATCCGCGAAATGGACGAACTCAAGATTGAACGTTCCATGCATTTCCGCGTGGAATTCGAAGGCCGCCCCGCCCGCAAGGATATCATGGAAGCGCTCGCCGTGCTGGAAGTCGCCTACGATTCGCTCTGTCACCTGTTCGATTTTCATCCCGAAAACAAGATGCATCTGGTGCTTTACGAATCATCGCAGTACCAAGGCGTGGGGCCTCGCCCCGAATGGGTTGGCGCCGTTTTTGACGGCAAATTGCGAATTCCCGTAAACGTGATGGCCTACCGCGAAATATACCGTCCGATGTTTTTTCACGAACTTACACACGCCTTCATCCGCGCCATGACGCGCTATCATGTTCCGCTTTGGGTCAACGAAGGAATCGCCCAAGTGATTGACGCCTCGCGCACAGGCATGCAACGGCCCGAGGGCGGCGCCCCCAGCATCGAAGCACTCACGACACCGTTCGTGAACGAAAACAACACCGGCACAGCCGTTAAACTTTACTGGTATTCGCAGGCCATGGTGGAACGCCTTTTGGCCCGCAATGCAAGCCTTGTGCACTTTAGGGATTTTATCCAGAACATGCGCACTTTGGGCGACGACGAAGCCCTAAAAAAATATTACGGCGTCACCACGCAACAGCTGCTCGACGAAGTGAGGTAGCAGAGGATTTCTATGGCGAAGAAAAAACACATCGTGATTCTTGCGACAGGCGGCACAATCGCAGGCGTCGGTGAACCCGGTAAAAATACGGGCTACGTGTCCGGGCAGATTTCTGCCGAAGACTTGGTGGCGTCCGTGCCGGAGCTTTCGGAGTACGCCGAGATTACGGCCGAACAGATTTGCAACGTGAATTCCGACGACATGACGGACAAGCTGTGGATTGCGCTTTCGAACCGCATTGCCGACTTGCAAGCGGACGAAACGGTGGACGGCATCGTGGTCACTCACGGCACCGACACTATGGATGAAACGGCCTACTTCGTAAGCCTTACGGTCAAGTGCGAGAAGGCTGTGATTTTCACAGGTTCCATGAAGCCCGCTACCGCTAAGGACCCCGACGGCCCCGCAAACTTGTTCGGCGCCGTGCGTGCGGCAGCCGGCTTCGCGGTCGACGACGATCCGCCGGCGAATTTGGTGTGGGTGTATTTTGCGGGCGAACTTTTCGACGCCCGGAGCGTTCAAAAATGCTCCGCCTCGGCGATTAACGCGATGGGCCTAAGCGCTCCCGGCGAGGGCTCCAACTGGAACGCCTTAAAGGAACAGAACTTCTTCGACGTTTCTAAGCTCGAAAGCCTGCCGCGAGTAAACGTAGTCTACTTTACCGTAGATGCCAACCCGAAAATTCTGGAATACGCCGCTTGCGTCTCCGACGGTCTCGTGATTGCGGGCGCCGGCTCTGGCGAATTCAGCATCGCTTGGGCCCGCGCCCTCGAAAACATCGACATTCCGGTCGTCATCGCAAGCCGCACTCACCACGGGCTCGTGACTTTGAACGAATCGCTTGCGCCTGGCCGCATCTGTGCCGGACGACTGCCGCCTCAAAAGGCCGCAGTCCTCCTGAAACTTGTGCTCACACAAACTAGCCGCACCGACGACATCAAGCGTGTTTTTGCGCTGTAGAGTGGACTGGATTTTGTAGATTGTTGAAAGCCTTGAAAATGCCCGCGGATGCGGGCTTTTTTAGATGCATTTGGCAGGGGGTTTTCTAAATTATTCATTATGAAAATCGTATTTATGGGAACGCCGGATTTCGCGGCTCATTTTTTGGAACATCTTATCGCTTCTGATAATGAAGTTTTGGCTGTTGTCACTCAACCGGATCGTCCTGCGGGCCGCGGGCGCGTCCTTACGCCTCCGCCGGTGAAGGAAGCTGCTCTGAAGCATAATTTGCCGGTGCTGCAGCCGACGGACTTGAAGTCGCCTGAGTTCGAAGCGGATCTCCGTAAGTACGATGCAGACCTTTTTGTGGTGGTCGCCTATTCGATTCTGCCGAAGAATATCCTCGCGGTTGCGAAATTCGGCGCGGTAAACGTTCACGGAAGCCTTTTGCCGAAGTACCGCGGTGCGGCTCCGGTGCAGCGTGCGATTGCAGACGGTCTCTCCGAAACGGGCGTGACGGTTTTTCGTCTCGACGAAAAGATGGATCATGGCCCGATTTTTGCGCAGCGCACGGTTACGATCGGTCATCAGGATACGACAGCATCGTTGCTGGACAAGATGGTTGCTCCCGGTTGTGATGCGCTGGACGATGCGATTCGCCAGTTGAAGGATGGCTGCGAGAAGGACTTGACCCAGGATCATGCGCAGGCTTCGGGAGCTCCCAAGCTGAAAAAGGAAGAAGGCCTGATTGATTTTAAGTTGCCGGCGAAGGTGATTCACGACCGGATTCGAGCTTTCAATCCGTGGCCGGGCGGATACGGAAAACTCGGTGGCCGCATGGTGTACCTGCGTAAGACGGACACGCCGGAAGTAGGGCCGAAGCTTGCCCCGGGCGCGGTTGAATTCAAGGATAATCGCTTTTATGTCGGAACGGGCGAGGGTGTCCTCGAAGTCGTCGAGATTCAGGCCGAAGGCAAGAAGCCGATGCCTGTCGCCGACTTT
This genomic stretch from Fibrobacter sp. UWH4 harbors:
- a CDS encoding DNA internalization-related competence protein ComEC/Rec2; its protein translation is MRSKWNKKHALSADFVQMLFPLAGKPALLSAIMIIAVFASLDAPAFAPALLLPLVIATHFFPRSLQWVVLFSITTAIVSHSLISGNSPYIASTTPPATKACGTVETIQQKTSGKAIVIRTDYSTTIPSEKTEYRIRLTEKRELPQYPLPGDSICYEASWYPVMPPSVPGAFDTRNWLNSQGLAAYGKMLHWTVHGSHWIPERSFFAFRNWIGRRFHEYLDSAETGLLLGLLAGDRSGIPDALRSDFQRSGLVHVLAISGFHVVLLAGMLMIFLKATGLPHRLVRVAAVLLLLLYVPVTGGSPAVRRAVLMFAVPQLGALFQRPANTLNSLGVALLFIILPEPSVIWNPGFQLSVAATMGILIGGPLNPLKKLPEALIKNKWWMRFQTFILDPTYVTLCATFSTAPFLIHHFKTLSPVAWLGNIVVVPAISMGMQAGLFALLSPIDLLREHFCYAARFFLRLASLLTRLLSDSAQASVTVGPFGPSILLLAGFLLVLFPLFFKNRIARRISLTSLLLFATIFSYSSFHSANSPTWKLTTIDVGQGDSHLITTPSGNHLLVDAGDIKRQDSGKDIIVPYLHHIGVSHLDALIITHPDQDHFGGALSIIKTFPVKELWITDCARIEPKEEWQQVISEAYRRNIRIRDIARGFRYRENLFEIKVLHPETRHCIDANTQSITFRIAGLKHSAILTGDLTVQGEKEILKTGAYLNSDILKLGHHGSKTSSSRSFLKQIQPKLATISSGRKNRFRHPSKQVLQRLDSLKIPYLNTAERGTIDIIFRADTMIVETMIK
- a CDS encoding DUF4416 family protein gives rise to the protein MKASQFSENAQLLAFVLQPGEQWLPEVIDALERTWGKIRHKGKLFAFDQTPYYTPEMGEGLYRGVVSFEKEIPPETIAVEKERSNALELTMAQASNPDARRVNIDIGYMDLDKVVLPSYKRGPFKLYAGKGVWLDMLLTYAKGQFHPTAWAFEDFKRNPYQHDLQLIRERYKKAGKGRL
- a CDS encoding asparaginase, with protein sequence MAKKKHIVILATGGTIAGVGEPGKNTGYVSGQISAEDLVASVPELSEYAEITAEQICNVNSDDMTDKLWIALSNRIADLQADETVDGIVVTHGTDTMDETAYFVSLTVKCEKAVIFTGSMKPATAKDPDGPANLFGAVRAAAGFAVDDDPPANLVWVYFAGELFDARSVQKCSASAINAMGLSAPGEGSNWNALKEQNFFDVSKLESLPRVNVVYFTVDANPKILEYAACVSDGLVIAGAGSGEFSIAWARALENIDIPVVIASRTHHGLVTLNESLAPGRICAGRLPPQKAAVLLKLVLTQTSRTDDIKRVFAL
- the fmt gene encoding methionyl-tRNA formyltransferase; this encodes MKIVFMGTPDFAAHFLEHLIASDNEVLAVVTQPDRPAGRGRVLTPPPVKEAALKHNLPVLQPTDLKSPEFEADLRKYDADLFVVVAYSILPKNILAVAKFGAVNVHGSLLPKYRGAAPVQRAIADGLSETGVTVFRLDEKMDHGPIFAQRTVTIGHQDTTASLLDKMVAPGCDALDDAIRQLKDGCEKDLTQDHAQASGAPKLKKEEGLIDFKLPAKVIHDRIRAFNPWPGGYGKLGGRMVYLRKTDTPEVGPKLAPGAVEFKDNRFYVGTGEGVLEVVEIQAEGKKPMPVADFMRGIQKHEGLCFC